Genomic DNA from Deltaproteobacteria bacterium:
GGCGGGCCTGCTCGGGGCGGCCGGCGTGCCGGAGGCGCGCGTCGTCCTCGAGGAGACCGGCACCGACACGCTTTCGTCGCTGCGCGCCTGCGCGCGCGTGCTGCGCGAGGTCGGCGCCACCGAGGTGATCGCCTGCAGCGACGACTACCACCTACTGCGCTGCCGCGCGGTGCTGCGCGCGCTCGGCGTCCGCGCGGGCGCGGCCCCGGCCCGCGGCACGCGCGCCGCGGCCGGTACCGGGCCCTGGCTGTGGGCGCTGGCGCGCGAGGCGGCCGGGCTGCCGTGGGACGTGGCGCTCGCAGCGCTCGGGCGGATGCGCCGGTAGCCTGCGGGGGTGCCGCCCGAGCGCGTCATCCTGCACGCGGACCTCGACGCATTCTACGCGTCGGTGGAGCAGCGCGACCGGCCCGAGCTGCGCGGGCGCCCGGTGATCGTGGGCGGCAGCGGCCCGCGCGGGGTCGTGTCGGCGGCGAGCTACGAGGCGCGCCGCTTCGGCGTGCGCTCGGCGATGCCTGGCTTCGAAGCCCGCCGCCTGTGCCCG
This window encodes:
- a CDS encoding YdcF family protein, with amino-acid sequence MGRWIVVLGARVLPGGRPSGALRRRIAAALAAADPATRFLVTGAVGDHPPSEARVMAGLLGAAGVPEARVVLEETGTDTLSSLRACARVLREVGATEVIACSDDYHLLRCRAVLRALGVRAGAAPARGTRAAAGTGPWLWALAREAAGLPWDVALAALGRMRR